One window of the Devosia sp. 2618 genome contains the following:
- a CDS encoding Fur family transcriptional regulator, protein MRMTDQRRVIARIIEAATDHPDVEELYRRASAVDDRISLSTVYRTVNLFEEAGLVTKHDFKDGRARFELIPDEHHDHLIDIRSGAVIEFRNEEIEAIQDVIAKRLGYRLVDHRLELYAVPIESSDQSKK, encoded by the coding sequence ATGCGCATGACCGACCAGCGGCGCGTGATTGCCCGCATCATCGAAGCTGCTACCGACCATCCCGATGTCGAAGAGCTCTATCGCCGCGCCTCGGCCGTCGATGACCGCATTTCGCTATCGACGGTTTACCGGACGGTGAACCTGTTTGAGGAAGCGGGCCTGGTCACCAAGCACGACTTCAAGGATGGGCGCGCACGGTTCGAGCTGATCCCGGACGAGCATCACGACCATCTGATCGATATCCGCAGCGGCGCCGTGATCGAGTTCCGCAACGAGGAAATCGAGGCCATTCAGGACGTGATCGCCAAGCGGCTCGGCTATCGGCTGGTCGACCATCGGCTTGAACTCTACGCTGTCCCCATCGAAAGCTCTGATCAAAGCAAGAAATGA